One window of the Eucalyptus grandis isolate ANBG69807.140 chromosome 8, ASM1654582v1, whole genome shotgun sequence genome contains the following:
- the LOC104417594 gene encoding germin-like protein subfamily 1 member 7 yields MKCLPISFLILALATATAFAYDPSPLQDICVATNDLNSGVFVNGKFCKDPNQATADDFLFKGFRIPRNTSNLLGSKVTPAFVDQFPGLNTLGISMARIDFAPGGLNPPHTHPRGTEVLVVVEGTLLVGFVTSNQLNNTLFTKVLYKGDVFVFPIGLIHFQLNIGNTYALAFAGLSSQNPGLITIANAVFGAKPPISADVLTKAFQVDKKVVDYLQAQFWYDNN; encoded by the exons ATGAAGTGTCTTCCGATTAGCTTTCTCATCTTGGCTTTGGCAACTGCCACTGCTTTTGCTTATGACCCGAGTCCTCTTCAGGACATATGCGTGGCCACCAATGACCTCAACTCTGGAG TATTCGTGAATGGAAAGTTCTGCAAGGACCCGAACCAAGCCACGGCTGATGATTTCCTCTTCAAGGGGTTCAGGATTCCTAGAAACACATCGAACCTGCTCGGATCAAAAGTCACACCAGCTTTCGTTGACCAATTTCCAGGGCTCAACACTCTTGGAATATCCATGGCTCGCATCGACTTCGCTCCCGGTGGCCTAAATCCTCCCCACACTCACCCACGTGGAACTGAGGTTCTAGTCGTGGTGGAGGGTACGCTGCTTGTTGGCTTCGTTACATCCAACCAATTAAACAACACTCTTTTCACCAAAGTTCTGTACAAGGGGGACGTGTTTGTGTTCCCTATCGGTCTCATTCACTTCCAGTTGAATATCGGAAACACGTACGCATTGGCCTTTGCCGGTCTTAGCAGCCAGAACCCAGGACTCATTACCATCGCTAATGCTGTCTTTGGAGCGAAGCCACCCATTTCTGCTGATGTTCTCACTAAGGCCTTCCAAGTCGACAAAAAGGTGGTTGACTACCTCCAGGCACAATTTTGGTACGACAACAACTAA